A window of Streptomyces sp. NBC_01689 genomic DNA:
GTACACGAGGGGCGGCCGGGGCCCACGGGGGTGGTCCCGGCCGCCCCTCGTGCCCTGCTGTGCGCCCGAGGGCGTGCGGTTCCCGGACGACTCCCCGGAGATGGGCTCCCCGTGTCCTCCAGGTCACCGACCTCGGCACGCCGAGCCGGTGCGCCCCTCCCGGGACGGGGCCCCGGCGGACCGGCACGGACCGAGGACGGAGGCGTCTCAGGCGGACGTCCGGTGATCGGCTACAGTCCCGGCGTGTCCGAAACCCCGCACCCACCCGCCGACTTCGCCCCGGGCTCGCACTGTTCGAGTTGCGGAGCACCCTACGAAGAGGGCGTCTCCGGCTGGCCCCGCACCTGCGCCACCTGCGGCACCGTCGCCTACCGCAACCCCCTGCCGGTGGCGGTGGCCCTGCAGCCCGTCCACGACGACCAGGGCACCTCCTTGGTCGTCATCACGCGCACCGTCCCGCCCGCGCGCGGTGGCATCGCGTTGCCCGGAGGCTTCATCGACGACCGGGAGGACTGGCGGCACGCCGTCGTCCGGGAGCTCAGGGAGGAGACGGGCATCGACGCCGCCGCCCGCGAGGTGCGGCTCGCCGACGCGATGAGCTCTCCCGGCGGCCACCTCCTGCTGTT
This region includes:
- a CDS encoding NUDIX domain-containing protein, which codes for MSETPHPPADFAPGSHCSSCGAPYEEGVSGWPRTCATCGTVAYRNPLPVAVALQPVHDDQGTSLVVITRTVPPARGGIALPGGFIDDREDWRHAVVRELREETGIDAAAREVRLADAMSSPGGHLLLFGLLPERPVADLPASAATDETEGWHLLRRPAELAFPLHTLAVRGWFEGRY